A part of Ursus arctos isolate Adak ecotype North America chromosome X, UrsArc2.0, whole genome shotgun sequence genomic DNA contains:
- the FTSJ1 gene encoding putative tRNA (cytidine(32)/guanosine(34)-2'-O)-methyltransferase isoform X4 — translation MGRTSKDKRDVYYRLAKENGWRARSAFKLLQLDEEFHLFQGVTRAVDLCAAPGSWSQVLSQKIGGQGSGHVVAVDLQAMAPLPGVLQIQGDITQLSTAKEIIQHFEGCPADLVVCDGAPDVTGLHDVDEYMQAQLLLAALNIATHVLKPGGCFVAKIFRGRDVTLIYSQLRVFFSNVLCAKPRSSRNSSIEAFAVCQGYDPPEGFLPDLTKPLLDHSYDFNQLDGPTRIIVPFVTCGDLSSYDSDRSYPLDLEDGSEYKYTPPTQPPISPPYQEACTLKKKGRLAKEIRPQDCPISTVDTLSQPLAAPQRHTLLASEAEDNEMNCSP, via the exons ATGGGACGGACATCAAAGGACAAGCGGGATGTCTACTACCGCCTGGCCAAGGAGAATGGCTGGCGTGCCCGCAGTGCCTTCAAGCTGCTGCAACTCGACGAGGAATTCCACCTCTTCCAAG GCGTGACACGGGCAGTTGACCTGTGCGCAGCCCCAGGCAGCTGGAGCCAGGTGCTGAGCCAGAAAATTGG GGGCCAGGGTTCTGGCCATGTGGTGGCTGTGGACCTTCAGGCTATGGCTCCATTACCAGGTGTGTTACAGATCCAAGGGGACATCACCCAG CTGTCCACTGCCAAGGAGATCATCCAGCACTTTGAGGGCTGCCCAGCGGACCTAGTGGTGTGCGACGGGGCTCCTGATG TAACTGGCCTCCACGATGTTGATGAGTATATGCAGGCCCAGCTCCTCCTAGCC GCTCTCAACATTGCCACACACGTCTTGAAGCCAGGAGGCTGCTTTGTAGCCAAG ATCTTCCGAGGCCGGGATGTCACCCTGATCTACAGCCAGCTGCGTGTCTTCTTCTCCAACGTGCTGTGTGCCAAGCCCAGGAGCAGCCGCAACTCCAGCATAG AGGCCTTCGCTGTCTGTCAGGGTTATGACCCCCCTGAAGGCTTCCTTCCGGACCTGACCAAACCCCTGCTGGACCACTCTTACG ATTTCAACCAATTGGATGGTCCCACTCGCATCATTGTGCCATTTGTGACCTGTGGGGACCTGAGCTCCTATGATTCGGACCGCAGTTACCCACTAGAT CTAGAGGACGGCTCAGAGTACAAGTATACTCCACCCACGCAGCCCCCCATCTCGCCACCGTACCAGGAGGCCTGCACGTTGAAGAAGAAAGGGCGGCTGGCCAAGGAGATCCGTCCCCAGGACTGCCCCATCAGCACAGTGGACACGTTGTCCCAACCCCTGGCTGCTCCACAGCGCCACACCCTACTGGCCTCTGAG GCGGAAGACAATGAAATGAATTGTTCACCTTAA
- the FTSJ1 gene encoding putative tRNA (cytidine(32)/guanosine(34)-2'-O)-methyltransferase isoform X3, with protein sequence MGRTSKDKRDVYYRLAKENGWRARSAFKLLQLDEEFHLFQGVTRAVDLCAAPGSWSQVLSQKIGGQGSGHVVAVDLQAMAPLPGVLQIQGDITQLSTAKEIIQHFEGCPADLVVCDGAPDVTGLHDVDEYMQAQLLLAALNIATHVLKPGGCFVAKIFRGRDVTLIYSQLRVFFSNVLCAKPRSSRNSSIEAFAVCQGYDPPEGFLPDLTKPLLDHSYDPDFNQLDGPTRIIVPFVTCGDLSSYDSDRSYPLDLEDGSEYKYTPPTQPPISPPYQEACTLKKKGRLAKEIRPQDCPISTVDTLSQPLAAPQRHTLLASEAEDNEMNCSP encoded by the exons ATGGGACGGACATCAAAGGACAAGCGGGATGTCTACTACCGCCTGGCCAAGGAGAATGGCTGGCGTGCCCGCAGTGCCTTCAAGCTGCTGCAACTCGACGAGGAATTCCACCTCTTCCAAG GCGTGACACGGGCAGTTGACCTGTGCGCAGCCCCAGGCAGCTGGAGCCAGGTGCTGAGCCAGAAAATTGG GGGCCAGGGTTCTGGCCATGTGGTGGCTGTGGACCTTCAGGCTATGGCTCCATTACCAGGTGTGTTACAGATCCAAGGGGACATCACCCAG CTGTCCACTGCCAAGGAGATCATCCAGCACTTTGAGGGCTGCCCAGCGGACCTAGTGGTGTGCGACGGGGCTCCTGATG TAACTGGCCTCCACGATGTTGATGAGTATATGCAGGCCCAGCTCCTCCTAGCC GCTCTCAACATTGCCACACACGTCTTGAAGCCAGGAGGCTGCTTTGTAGCCAAG ATCTTCCGAGGCCGGGATGTCACCCTGATCTACAGCCAGCTGCGTGTCTTCTTCTCCAACGTGCTGTGTGCCAAGCCCAGGAGCAGCCGCAACTCCAGCATAG AGGCCTTCGCTGTCTGTCAGGGTTATGACCCCCCTGAAGGCTTCCTTCCGGACCTGACCAAACCCCTGCTGGACCACTCTTACG ATCCAGATTTCAACCAATTGGATGGTCCCACTCGCATCATTGTGCCATTTGTGACCTGTGGGGACCTGAGCTCCTATGATTCGGACCGCAGTTACCCACTAGAT CTAGAGGACGGCTCAGAGTACAAGTATACTCCACCCACGCAGCCCCCCATCTCGCCACCGTACCAGGAGGCCTGCACGTTGAAGAAGAAAGGGCGGCTGGCCAAGGAGATCCGTCCCCAGGACTGCCCCATCAGCACAGTGGACACGTTGTCCCAACCCCTGGCTGCTCCACAGCGCCACACCCTACTGGCCTCTGAG GCGGAAGACAATGAAATGAATTGTTCACCTTAA
- the FTSJ1 gene encoding putative tRNA (cytidine(32)/guanosine(34)-2'-O)-methyltransferase isoform X2 → MGRTSKDKRDVYYRLAKENGWRARSAFKLLQLDEEFHLFQGVTRAVDLCAAPGSWSQVLSQKIGGQGSGHVVAVDLQAMAPLPGVLQIQGDITQLSTAKEIIQHFEGCPADLVVCDGAPDVTGLHDVDEYMQAQLLLAALNIATHVLKPGGCFVAKIFRGRDVTLIYSQLRVFFSNVLCAKPRSSRNSSIEAFAVCQGYDPPEGFLPDLTKPLLDHSYDFNQLDGPTRIIVPFVTCGDLSSYDSDRSYPLDLEDGSEYKYTPPTQPPISPPYQEACTLKKKGRLAKEIRPQDCPISTVDTLSQPLAAPQRHTLLASEVWKHVAQGRQCPFSEPT, encoded by the exons ATGGGACGGACATCAAAGGACAAGCGGGATGTCTACTACCGCCTGGCCAAGGAGAATGGCTGGCGTGCCCGCAGTGCCTTCAAGCTGCTGCAACTCGACGAGGAATTCCACCTCTTCCAAG GCGTGACACGGGCAGTTGACCTGTGCGCAGCCCCAGGCAGCTGGAGCCAGGTGCTGAGCCAGAAAATTGG GGGCCAGGGTTCTGGCCATGTGGTGGCTGTGGACCTTCAGGCTATGGCTCCATTACCAGGTGTGTTACAGATCCAAGGGGACATCACCCAG CTGTCCACTGCCAAGGAGATCATCCAGCACTTTGAGGGCTGCCCAGCGGACCTAGTGGTGTGCGACGGGGCTCCTGATG TAACTGGCCTCCACGATGTTGATGAGTATATGCAGGCCCAGCTCCTCCTAGCC GCTCTCAACATTGCCACACACGTCTTGAAGCCAGGAGGCTGCTTTGTAGCCAAG ATCTTCCGAGGCCGGGATGTCACCCTGATCTACAGCCAGCTGCGTGTCTTCTTCTCCAACGTGCTGTGTGCCAAGCCCAGGAGCAGCCGCAACTCCAGCATAG AGGCCTTCGCTGTCTGTCAGGGTTATGACCCCCCTGAAGGCTTCCTTCCGGACCTGACCAAACCCCTGCTGGACCACTCTTACG ATTTCAACCAATTGGATGGTCCCACTCGCATCATTGTGCCATTTGTGACCTGTGGGGACCTGAGCTCCTATGATTCGGACCGCAGTTACCCACTAGAT CTAGAGGACGGCTCAGAGTACAAGTATACTCCACCCACGCAGCCCCCCATCTCGCCACCGTACCAGGAGGCCTGCACGTTGAAGAAGAAAGGGCGGCTGGCCAAGGAGATCCGTCCCCAGGACTGCCCCATCAGCACAGTGGACACGTTGTCCCAACCCCTGGCTGCTCCACAGCGCCACACCCTACTGGCCTCTGAGGTCTGGAAACATGTGGCCCAGGGCCGTCAGTGCCCTTTCTCGGAGCCCACATGA
- the FTSJ1 gene encoding putative tRNA (cytidine(32)/guanosine(34)-2'-O)-methyltransferase isoform X1, whose amino-acid sequence MGRTSKDKRDVYYRLAKENGWRARSAFKLLQLDEEFHLFQGVTRAVDLCAAPGSWSQVLSQKIGGQGSGHVVAVDLQAMAPLPGVLQIQGDITQLSTAKEIIQHFEGCPADLVVCDGAPDVTGLHDVDEYMQAQLLLAALNIATHVLKPGGCFVAKIFRGRDVTLIYSQLRVFFSNVLCAKPRSSRNSSIEAFAVCQGYDPPEGFLPDLTKPLLDHSYDPDFNQLDGPTRIIVPFVTCGDLSSYDSDRSYPLDLEDGSEYKYTPPTQPPISPPYQEACTLKKKGRLAKEIRPQDCPISTVDTLSQPLAAPQRHTLLASEVWKHVAQGRQCPFSEPT is encoded by the exons ATGGGACGGACATCAAAGGACAAGCGGGATGTCTACTACCGCCTGGCCAAGGAGAATGGCTGGCGTGCCCGCAGTGCCTTCAAGCTGCTGCAACTCGACGAGGAATTCCACCTCTTCCAAG GCGTGACACGGGCAGTTGACCTGTGCGCAGCCCCAGGCAGCTGGAGCCAGGTGCTGAGCCAGAAAATTGG GGGCCAGGGTTCTGGCCATGTGGTGGCTGTGGACCTTCAGGCTATGGCTCCATTACCAGGTGTGTTACAGATCCAAGGGGACATCACCCAG CTGTCCACTGCCAAGGAGATCATCCAGCACTTTGAGGGCTGCCCAGCGGACCTAGTGGTGTGCGACGGGGCTCCTGATG TAACTGGCCTCCACGATGTTGATGAGTATATGCAGGCCCAGCTCCTCCTAGCC GCTCTCAACATTGCCACACACGTCTTGAAGCCAGGAGGCTGCTTTGTAGCCAAG ATCTTCCGAGGCCGGGATGTCACCCTGATCTACAGCCAGCTGCGTGTCTTCTTCTCCAACGTGCTGTGTGCCAAGCCCAGGAGCAGCCGCAACTCCAGCATAG AGGCCTTCGCTGTCTGTCAGGGTTATGACCCCCCTGAAGGCTTCCTTCCGGACCTGACCAAACCCCTGCTGGACCACTCTTACG ATCCAGATTTCAACCAATTGGATGGTCCCACTCGCATCATTGTGCCATTTGTGACCTGTGGGGACCTGAGCTCCTATGATTCGGACCGCAGTTACCCACTAGAT CTAGAGGACGGCTCAGAGTACAAGTATACTCCACCCACGCAGCCCCCCATCTCGCCACCGTACCAGGAGGCCTGCACGTTGAAGAAGAAAGGGCGGCTGGCCAAGGAGATCCGTCCCCAGGACTGCCCCATCAGCACAGTGGACACGTTGTCCCAACCCCTGGCTGCTCCACAGCGCCACACCCTACTGGCCTCTGAGGTCTGGAAACATGTGGCCCAGGGCCGTCAGTGCCCTTTCTCGGAGCCCACATGA